The following proteins are encoded in a genomic region of Entelurus aequoreus isolate RoL-2023_Sb linkage group LG01, RoL_Eaeq_v1.1, whole genome shotgun sequence:
- the LOC133655183 gene encoding protein S100-B-like isoform X2, which yields MEASKERLANLENAMVTTIREFHKYSGDKCKLKKADLRALVNNEMRHFIKRIQKREMDELFADIDQNGDMEIDFKEFIAFIAMVTSACHELFLPAHGR from the exons ATGGAG GCTTCAAAGGAGCGCTTGGCCAACCTGGAGAACGCCATGGTGACCACCATCAGAGAGTTCCACAAATACTCCGGGGACAAGTGCAAGTTGAAGAAGGCAGATCTCAGAGCGCTGGTCAATAACGAGATGAGACATTTCATCAAG AGGATCCAGAAGCGTGAGATGGATGAGCTGTTTGCTGACATTGACCAAAATGGCGACATGGAGATCGACTTCAAGGAGTTCATCGCCTTCATCGCCATGGTTACTTCAGCATGTCATGAACTCTTCCTGCCAGCTCATG